The Neobacillus sp. PS3-34 genome has a window encoding:
- a CDS encoding G5 domain-containing protein has product MVRKNRQAIKLFIVLLFCTAYIFSFSQYGALALTPFQKETDVYTQGTSFGTISVEGKTSEEATALLNQKYDEWLNNAKISIQYKEKTVKMDKRDFSFLIQDSVFGAKDGQQNKIQVKLENEKTAALISMLSSGLSEKKFDLNKLTIKLTTIAANLQPGNTIIKLRQFLKGNSSEVQTVIGEAMLTPQNTPDDMEEATEKLSRIEIPAESTFSMLEYLKSKKLNNLSVSALSLISTSIYKAILPTNFSVLERKISEDLPANEELGFESKIAFGNHYDLVFSNPNDTAYTIELEWNEKDLHTTLKGEALLYEYKVSSRDKQDFKPKTIKQYSPLLVNSQKKIQNEGSDGAMIKVYREIYDNGKLIDSVLISEDFYAPVARVEINALPAGQDTGGAVNPSGLQTNNADSQSTANTETTTVTEDGTNQSVSEENLPATQEQNVLPSVSNNENLWGKPNEQPK; this is encoded by the coding sequence ATGGTTAGAAAAAACCGGCAAGCGATTAAACTTTTTATTGTGCTTTTATTCTGTACTGCCTATATTTTTAGTTTTTCCCAATACGGTGCCCTTGCTCTTACTCCTTTTCAAAAGGAAACAGATGTATATACACAAGGAACCTCATTTGGCACGATCAGTGTTGAAGGAAAAACTTCGGAAGAAGCAACTGCTCTATTAAATCAAAAATATGATGAATGGCTAAATAATGCTAAAATTTCTATTCAATACAAGGAAAAAACAGTAAAAATGGATAAACGCGATTTTAGCTTTCTCATCCAGGATTCTGTTTTTGGTGCAAAGGACGGACAGCAAAATAAAATTCAGGTCAAGCTTGAAAATGAGAAAACGGCAGCGCTCATAAGCATGCTTTCATCCGGCCTGAGCGAAAAGAAATTCGATTTAAATAAGCTGACCATAAAATTAACTACAATTGCTGCAAACCTTCAGCCTGGCAATACAATCATTAAATTGCGTCAATTCCTAAAGGGAAATTCTTCTGAAGTGCAAACAGTCATTGGCGAGGCAATGCTTACACCACAAAACACTCCCGATGATATGGAAGAAGCAACAGAAAAATTATCACGGATTGAAATCCCGGCGGAGTCCACATTTTCAATGCTCGAATACTTAAAAAGCAAAAAACTCAACAATCTATCTGTTTCTGCCCTCAGCTTGATTTCTACAAGCATATACAAGGCAATATTGCCAACCAATTTTTCAGTGTTAGAAAGAAAAATAAGTGAGGATTTACCTGCTAATGAGGAACTCGGATTTGAGTCGAAAATAGCCTTTGGGAATCATTATGATTTGGTATTTTCGAATCCGAATGATACTGCTTATACAATTGAGCTGGAATGGAACGAGAAGGACCTCCATACGACTTTAAAAGGTGAGGCTTTGCTTTATGAATATAAAGTAAGTTCGAGAGATAAACAGGATTTCAAACCAAAAACAATTAAACAGTATAGTCCTTTATTAGTTAATAGTCAGAAGAAAATCCAGAATGAGGGTTCAGACGGGGCTATGATTAAGGTGTATCGTGAGATTTATGATAATGGTAAGTTAATAGATTCAGTCTTAATCTCCGAGGATTTTTATGCTCCCGTTGCAAGAGTAGAGATAAATGCACTGCCAGCTGGACAGGATACAGGCGGAGCTGTGAACCCGTCTGGACTCCAAACGAATAATGCAGACAGCCAATCTACAGCCAATACTGAAACAACAACGGTGACCGAGGACGGAACTAACCAGTCTGTTTCTGAAGAAAATTTGCCGGCAACTCAGGAGCAGAATGTTCTTCCATCTGTTTCGAATAATGAAAACCTGTGGGGAAAGCCAAACGAACAACCAAAATAA
- a CDS encoding Maf family protein, with amino-acid sequence MQDLILASSSPRRKELLENLRLNFVTSSSDVDESFEPGLPPVDVVQELAYRKAAAVYKDNTAAYVIGSDTVVSVDGEILGKPENETHAIEMLKLLSGRKHYVYTGVAILSSNISTTFFEKTEVMFWELSDEEINWYVQSGEPFDKAGGYGIQGLGSMLVREISGDYFAVVGLPVSRTIRELKRPVTRCLINFSTSLTPILGRENE; translated from the coding sequence ATGCAGGACCTCATTTTAGCCTCTTCTTCCCCACGGCGAAAAGAGCTTCTAGAAAACCTCCGACTTAATTTTGTTACCTCCAGCAGTGATGTAGATGAAAGCTTCGAGCCCGGCCTGCCGCCTGTGGATGTAGTCCAGGAACTTGCATATCGGAAAGCGGCTGCTGTTTACAAAGATAACACTGCAGCATATGTAATTGGTTCTGATACGGTCGTTTCTGTTGACGGAGAAATCCTTGGGAAGCCGGAGAACGAAACACATGCAATTGAAATGCTGAAGCTTTTGTCTGGAAGGAAACATTACGTCTACACCGGAGTGGCAATTTTATCTTCAAATATTTCCACTACTTTTTTTGAAAAAACTGAAGTCATGTTTTGGGAGTTATCCGATGAGGAAATAAACTGGTATGTGCAGAGTGGAGAACCGTTCGACAAAGCCGGAGGGTACGGCATCCAGGGACTCGGAAGCATGCTCGTTAGAGAAATTTCCGGTGATTATTTTGCGGTGGTAGGACTCCCTGTTTCAAGGACCATCCGTGAATTAAAAAGGCCGGTTACACGCTGCCTTATTAATTTTTCAACTTCATTAACTCCCATATTAGGGAGGGAAAATGAATGA
- a CDS encoding type II secretion system protein, with the protein MVNRLKMKLKEQKGFTLIELLAVIVILGIIAAIAIPAIGNVISKSNDKATVQEGLQIISAAKMYVANNNVTTAQTLSKTQLDPFLDHVKSNTFSVILTVDSVSGKITYALGGSHPAIPIANTTTGATSATEQQLTDATH; encoded by the coding sequence TTGGTTAATAGGTTGAAAATGAAATTAAAAGAACAAAAGGGCTTTACTCTTATTGAATTATTAGCGGTAATTGTTATTTTAGGGATTATTGCTGCTATTGCAATTCCTGCAATTGGGAATGTGATTAGTAAATCAAACGATAAAGCAACTGTACAAGAAGGTCTACAAATTATCAGTGCTGCTAAAATGTATGTAGCAAACAATAATGTTACTACAGCGCAAACTTTATCTAAGACACAATTAGACCCATTTTTGGATCATGTTAAGTCAAATACATTTTCAGTAATATTAACTGTTGATTCTGTAAGTGGGAAAATTACGTATGCACTTGGAGGAAGTCATCCTGCTATACCTATTGCTAACACAACAACAGGTGCTACATCAGCGACTGAACAGCAGCTTACTGACGCAACTCATTAA
- a CDS encoding folylpolyglutamate synthase/dihydrofolate synthase family protein: MFLTYKEALDWIHSRLRLGIKPGLKRMEWMMEKLGHPEKQLKTVHIGGTNGKGSTVTYLRSILQAGGYTVGTFTSPYIEHFNERISINGVPITDQEIVELANIIFPLAIELEESELGGPTEFEVITAMSMWYFAKCSSADVVIYEVGLGGRFDSTNIIQPMLSIITNIGLDHTQILGNTYEEIAFEKAGIIKKGSAVITGIKRPDALAVIEQQSAKLVTPLFRIGKEFEISGHSALPKGESFDIKTPYGYIENIKIGMMGQHQTENSGLSIMAAQYLNHVHAFKLTEKEIRIGLKNAFWPGRFEILSDQPTVIIDGAHNDEGITALTHELESRYSGRRIHIVFAALTDKKLDKMISKLDRAADRITFVSFDFPRAASASSLMEISSSSNKQVSEEWQAAITNEINQLHSTDILVITGSLYFISEVKPFLSKFFKK; encoded by the coding sequence ATGTTTTTAACATATAAGGAAGCCCTTGATTGGATCCATTCAAGATTAAGGCTCGGTATAAAACCTGGATTAAAAAGAATGGAATGGATGATGGAGAAGCTGGGCCATCCTGAAAAGCAATTAAAGACCGTTCACATTGGAGGAACCAATGGAAAGGGGTCAACAGTCACCTATTTGCGCTCCATTCTGCAGGCAGGCGGATATACAGTCGGGACGTTTACTTCTCCCTATATCGAACACTTTAATGAACGAATAAGCATTAATGGAGTACCTATCACTGATCAAGAAATTGTGGAGCTTGCAAATATCATTTTTCCGCTTGCAATAGAGTTAGAGGAAAGTGAACTCGGCGGTCCTACTGAATTTGAAGTGATTACAGCCATGTCGATGTGGTACTTTGCAAAGTGCAGCAGCGCAGATGTTGTCATCTATGAAGTCGGTCTTGGCGGAAGATTTGATTCGACAAATATTATTCAACCGATGCTTTCGATCATTACAAATATTGGTCTTGACCATACCCAAATACTAGGAAATACATATGAGGAAATTGCCTTTGAGAAAGCGGGTATTATAAAAAAAGGATCGGCTGTGATTACTGGCATTAAACGTCCTGACGCTCTTGCAGTAATTGAACAGCAGTCTGCAAAATTAGTTACACCATTATTCAGGATTGGCAAAGAATTCGAGATTTCAGGCCACAGCGCACTGCCAAAAGGAGAGTCTTTTGACATTAAAACCCCTTATGGTTATATCGAAAATATCAAAATTGGAATGATGGGGCAGCACCAAACAGAAAATTCCGGACTATCGATTATGGCTGCACAATATTTAAATCATGTCCACGCTTTCAAGCTGACAGAAAAGGAAATTAGAATAGGACTGAAGAATGCCTTTTGGCCAGGGAGATTTGAAATCCTCTCAGATCAGCCAACCGTAATTATTGATGGGGCGCATAATGATGAAGGAATAACAGCTTTAACTCATGAGTTGGAGAGCAGATACAGCGGCCGCCGTATTCATATTGTCTTTGCAGCTCTAACGGATAAAAAATTGGACAAGATGATTTCAAAGCTTGATAGAGCAGCTGACAGAATTACTTTTGTTTCCTTTGATTTTCCGAGAGCGGCTTCGGCATCAAGTCTAATGGAAATCAGTTCCTCATCCAACAAGCAGGTATCTGAGGAATGGCAAGCTGCAATAACGAATGAAATCAATCAGCTTCATAGTACGGATATCCTGGTTATAACTGGTTCCCTATACTTTATTTCTGAGGTAAAACCGTTCTTGTCCAAATTTTTTAAAAAATAA
- the radC gene encoding DNA repair protein RadC: MNTETLMIRDFPQDERPRERFIQHGASSLSNHELIALLLRTGTKDESVLQLSNRLLSQFEGFRLLKAATLEEITAIKGIGTAKAIQLLAAVEIGRRVANLSYNDRYVIRSPEDGAKYVMNDMRFLSQEHFVCLYLNTKNQVLHKQTIFIGSLNASIVHPREVFKEAFRRSAASIICIHNHPSGDPAPSKEDIEVTKRLAECGKIIGIELLDHLIIGENKFVSLKEKGYL, translated from the coding sequence ATGAACACAGAAACACTCATGATTCGAGATTTTCCTCAGGACGAAAGGCCGCGGGAACGTTTTATCCAGCATGGCGCCTCAAGCCTGTCCAATCATGAATTGATCGCATTGCTGCTGCGGACCGGAACGAAGGATGAATCGGTGCTTCAGCTATCAAACCGCCTTCTTTCCCAATTTGAGGGCTTCCGGCTTTTAAAAGCGGCAACACTGGAAGAAATAACCGCAATCAAGGGAATTGGAACAGCAAAGGCAATTCAGCTTCTGGCTGCCGTCGAGATTGGCAGAAGGGTCGCTAACCTCTCATATAATGACCGGTATGTCATCCGTTCTCCAGAAGATGGGGCAAAATATGTCATGAATGATATGAGATTTCTATCACAGGAGCATTTTGTCTGCCTTTATTTAAATACTAAAAATCAGGTGCTTCATAAGCAGACAATCTTTATCGGCAGCCTTAATGCATCAATTGTGCACCCTAGGGAAGTTTTTAAAGAGGCATTCAGGAGGTCAGCTGCTTCCATTATTTGTATCCATAATCATCCTTCTGGCGATCCCGCGCCAAGCAAAGAGGATATTGAAGTAACAAAAAGGCTTGCAGAGTGCGGAAAAATAATTGGGATTGAACTTCTTGACCATTTAATCATCGGTGAAAATAAATTTGTCAGCCTTAAAGAAAAAGGTTACTTATGA
- the mreD gene encoding rod shape-determining protein MreD, with protein sequence MRKLLLPLLFGFFFIFESLFVQYMPSEAFGRPMILVPHFLLSAILFLSIFGSRKHGIIYGIVFGLLFDVVYTEIIGIYLFMFPVAAYFVAKMMRILHANIFIASMITLISIAFVEIGVYEMNLLIHVTDLSFVNFIQMRFYPTLLLNLAFIIVAAYPLKRHFEKLSEELGSE encoded by the coding sequence GTGAGAAAGCTCCTTCTCCCTCTTTTGTTTGGTTTCTTTTTTATTTTTGAAAGCCTTTTTGTACAGTATATGCCTTCAGAAGCCTTTGGAAGGCCGATGATCCTAGTGCCGCATTTCCTCCTGTCTGCCATCTTGTTTTTAAGCATATTTGGCAGCAGAAAACATGGAATCATTTATGGCATCGTGTTTGGACTGCTGTTTGATGTGGTTTACACGGAGATTATCGGAATTTATTTATTTATGTTTCCTGTTGCAGCCTATTTTGTCGCAAAAATGATGAGGATACTCCATGCGAACATTTTTATTGCATCCATGATCACTCTGATCTCAATAGCCTTTGTTGAAATAGGCGTTTATGAAATGAATTTGCTTATTCATGTGACCGATTTAAGTTTTGTTAATTTTATCCAAATGCGTTTTTATCCTACTTTGCTTTTGAATCTCGCTTTTATTATAGTTGCAGCCTACCCGTTGAAACGGCATTTTGAAAAACTGTCTGAAGAGCTTGGCAGCGAATAA
- a CDS encoding ATPase, T2SS/T4P/T4SS family — protein MKKTRKRLGDLLVEAGLITEEQLQTALKEKGTNQRLGDALLQRGYITEQQLIEVLEFQLGIPHISLFRYPFDTNLFTLIPKEIARRNLIIPLKKEADKLFIAMADPMDFFIIDDLRLSTGFHIETAIATKDDILRAINKFYNTDEGFEELLGELPQRETNREEDVTDQNSPIVKLVNQILSNAVVQRASDIHIDPQETKVVVRYRVDGVLRTERALPRHMQSVLTARIKIMANLDITEHRVPQDGRIKINLDFHPVDLRVSTLPTVFGEKIVMRLLDMGAALNDITKLGFNNLNYKRFIELIEKPTGIVLITGPTGSGKSSTLYAALNKLNSEEVNIITIEDPVEYQLEGINQIQVNQNVGMTFAAGLRSILRQDPNIVMVGEIRDKETVEVAIRASLTGHLVLSTLHTNDSIGTVTRLQDMGVEPFLLASSLSGIVAQRLVRKVCRDCLDVHDPSTREMEIFARRGIKIEKVSKGRGCSSCNMTGYKGRIALHEVLVINDEMRRVIMNGESFQKLRDLAIKNKTIFLMDDGLIKIKQGLTTTEEVLRVAILE, from the coding sequence ATGAAAAAGACCCGTAAACGACTTGGCGATTTGCTCGTTGAAGCTGGACTGATAACAGAGGAGCAGCTTCAAACCGCATTGAAAGAAAAGGGAACAAATCAAAGGCTTGGTGATGCACTCCTTCAAAGAGGCTATATTACGGAACAGCAATTAATTGAAGTGCTTGAGTTCCAATTGGGCATACCGCATATCAGCCTTTTCCGTTATCCTTTTGATACAAACCTTTTTACCTTGATACCAAAAGAAATTGCCAGAAGAAATTTAATCATCCCTTTAAAAAAAGAAGCCGATAAGCTGTTTATAGCCATGGCCGATCCAATGGACTTTTTTATCATTGATGACCTGAGACTGTCCACCGGCTTTCATATTGAAACTGCCATCGCGACCAAGGATGATATCCTGCGTGCAATCAATAAATTTTATAATACGGATGAAGGCTTTGAAGAGCTTTTGGGAGAGCTGCCACAGAGGGAAACAAACCGGGAAGAGGATGTAACCGACCAGAACTCACCGATTGTAAAGCTTGTCAATCAAATTCTCTCAAATGCTGTTGTGCAGCGGGCAAGTGATATCCATATTGACCCACAGGAAACAAAGGTAGTCGTCCGTTATCGTGTTGATGGCGTTCTGCGCACGGAACGTGCATTACCCCGCCATATGCAAAGCGTTTTAACAGCCCGCATAAAAATCATGGCTAATCTTGATATTACAGAACACCGTGTACCACAGGATGGAAGAATAAAAATCAATCTCGATTTCCATCCTGTTGACCTGAGGGTTTCGACTCTGCCAACTGTATTTGGTGAAAAAATTGTTATGCGGCTTCTCGACATGGGAGCAGCTTTAAATGACATAACCAAGCTTGGCTTTAATAATCTTAATTATAAAAGATTCATCGAACTAATAGAGAAGCCAACTGGGATTGTCTTGATAACGGGTCCCACTGGTTCAGGTAAGTCGTCAACGTTATATGCGGCGCTAAATAAATTGAACAGCGAAGAAGTGAATATCATCACAATTGAGGATCCCGTTGAATACCAGTTGGAAGGAATCAATCAGATTCAGGTAAACCAGAATGTAGGCATGACGTTTGCTGCAGGGCTTCGATCCATTCTTCGTCAGGATCCAAATATTGTCATGGTAGGGGAAATCCGTGATAAAGAAACAGTCGAGGTTGCTATCAGAGCTTCACTGACAGGTCACTTGGTTCTCAGCACATTGCATACAAATGATTCGATTGGGACAGTTACAAGGCTGCAGGACATGGGGGTAGAGCCGTTCTTGCTTGCTTCATCCTTAAGCGGAATTGTTGCCCAGCGTCTTGTTCGAAAGGTGTGCCGTGACTGTCTAGATGTTCACGATCCTTCCACACGTGAAATGGAGATTTTTGCACGGCGAGGTATTAAAATAGAAAAGGTTTCGAAGGGCCGTGGCTGCTCTTCATGTAATATGACTGGATATAAAGGGAGGATTGCCCTGCATGAAGTACTAGTCATAAATGATGAGATGCGCCGTGTGATCATGAATGGTGAATCGTTTCAAAAGCTTCGTGATCTGGCCATTAAAAACAAGACTATTTTCTTGATGGATGACGGCCTGATAAAAATAAAGCAAGGCTTAACAACAACGGAAGAAGTTCTGCGTGTTGCCATTTTGGAGTAG
- a CDS encoding PilN domain-containing protein, protein MLVEINLLPRKERGKSTLIVIAGIFLALCFLAASFFYWRMHSLNNQIDSISRMTAQTQQIATREQKSVIAFESTDSVKNLESSIDWAEKYSILSVPVMRHLTALLPERGFIQSFSYDETGTLTLTVQFDTSREAAYFLDRLNRDEWIDDAELSSLLAQEQDSTQENTALSSSPYTSASTNNDYMPRYMGQFEIKLNKEMARKNGTVENDEAVAGEGVSGS, encoded by the coding sequence ATGCTTGTAGAAATTAACCTGCTGCCAAGAAAAGAACGGGGAAAATCGACCTTAATAGTCATTGCCGGCATTTTTCTTGCTTTATGTTTTTTAGCAGCCAGCTTCTTTTATTGGAGAATGCACTCATTAAATAATCAAATAGATTCCATCAGCAGGATGACTGCCCAGACTCAGCAAATTGCCACAAGAGAACAAAAATCTGTAATTGCTTTTGAGTCAACAGACTCTGTTAAAAATCTTGAGTCATCAATCGATTGGGCTGAAAAGTATTCCATCCTATCTGTTCCGGTGATGAGGCATTTGACTGCGCTTCTTCCAGAAAGGGGTTTTATTCAATCCTTTAGTTATGATGAAACTGGTACGCTTACCTTGACTGTACAATTTGATACCAGCAGGGAAGCTGCGTATTTTCTTGACCGATTGAATAGAGATGAATGGATTGATGATGCGGAATTAAGCTCTTTACTAGCGCAGGAGCAGGATAGCACCCAGGAAAATACAGCTCTTAGCAGCAGTCCTTACACCTCTGCTTCTACAAATAACGATTATATGCCACGTTATATGGGACAATTTGAAATAAAGTTAAACAAGGAAATGGCCAGGAAAAATGGCACTGTGGAAAATGACGAGGCTGTTGCAGGGGAAGGAGTGTCTGGATCATGA
- a CDS encoding prepilin-type N-terminal cleavage/methylation domain-containing protein — protein MRGFQKNQNGFTLLEVLLSIVLLGIILTSFAGLFAQSAEFTKRNDQKLTAVQISQKVVNIIEENVTKQSLIDDNIVDSAGKVIGGSRILSQAEIEDDISQTLNPGFIVSAVITNSSAENLIQYKIIVQEKTNLKNQSETFTYIRR, from the coding sequence ATGAGGGGTTTTCAAAAAAACCAAAACGGATTTACATTATTAGAAGTTTTGCTTTCCATTGTTTTACTTGGAATCATCCTCACTAGTTTTGCAGGCCTATTTGCTCAATCAGCTGAATTCACAAAAAGAAATGACCAAAAGTTAACCGCTGTCCAAATATCCCAAAAAGTTGTGAATATAATTGAGGAAAATGTTACTAAGCAATCTTTAATTGATGATAATATAGTAGATTCTGCTGGAAAGGTAATTGGAGGGAGCAGAATTCTAAGCCAGGCAGAAATTGAAGACGATATTTCCCAAACCCTTAATCCTGGTTTTATTGTTTCAGCCGTCATAACTAATAGTAGTGCGGAAAATTTAATTCAATATAAAATTATAGTCCAAGAGAAAACCAATTTAAAAAACCAATCCGAAACTTTTACTTATATTAGAAGGTGA
- a CDS encoding PilW family protein — MLEGEPDEKSKGLSLIEILAALTILMIISSIIYGVFFNVDKNYKQISQKSNLEQEANIIINTIKNYHQRQNTYKLSYNPLNGDAFIGTTAANIPLERSDLQIFLKAGYPLPEDFAGEITIDGSIPLAIYLKITTKQGQSYEIDTIIKRY, encoded by the coding sequence ATATTAGAAGGTGAACCAGATGAAAAATCAAAAGGCCTGTCTTTAATCGAAATATTGGCAGCATTAACAATCCTTATGATTATTTCATCCATAATCTATGGTGTTTTCTTTAATGTTGATAAGAATTATAAACAAATTTCACAAAAGTCCAATTTGGAGCAGGAAGCAAATATTATTATTAATACAATTAAAAATTATCATCAACGTCAAAATACATACAAGCTTTCCTATAACCCTTTAAATGGTGATGCTTTCATTGGCACCACAGCAGCAAATATTCCTTTAGAACGAAGTGATCTCCAAATTTTTTTAAAAGCTGGTTATCCTTTACCTGAGGACTTCGCGGGAGAAATAACAATCGATGGTTCCATCCCTCTTGCCATTTACCTAAAGATTACAACAAAGCAGGGCCAATCCTATGAAATTGATACAATTATTAAAAGATATTAG
- the pilM gene encoding pilus assembly protein PilM, protein MSFSLSVRKNRTVNLILNDHSIRYLDLKQTNPPVAQKWGERFLPPGIISEGRIIDFESLENILEECLEDWKLNKRSVRFTVPDPLVIIRKVAVPADVEEDELKSYLYLELGSSIHLPFEDPVFDIYQLPSEGSQKEILLFASPEKYVMELADLLSGLKLNPVSADISPLALYRLYHTLDQGNRDERLFNIQFTLTSVTMSVFENQIPQFMRHFPLDFDLEKWEIKRDRTGHHEYRYTGESTELQFQLDDIYKEMIKLMDFYKYSLHNGSKEISKILLSGDHPLLLLIYKEINERFEVPVQTLNIETVTNTKNKVVPATHLLALGLALKEVE, encoded by the coding sequence ATGTCTTTTTCCCTATCAGTACGAAAAAACCGTACGGTCAATTTAATATTGAATGACCATTCCATCCGTTATTTAGATCTGAAACAAACTAATCCCCCTGTCGCACAAAAATGGGGCGAACGTTTCTTGCCACCAGGAATAATTTCTGAAGGGAGAATTATTGATTTTGAGTCCCTTGAAAATATTCTGGAGGAATGCCTGGAGGATTGGAAGCTAAATAAAAGAAGTGTCCGGTTTACCGTTCCAGATCCTCTTGTAATCATCCGTAAAGTTGCCGTACCTGCAGATGTGGAGGAAGATGAACTAAAAAGCTATCTCTACCTGGAACTGGGCTCAAGTATTCATTTGCCTTTTGAAGACCCCGTTTTTGATATTTACCAATTGCCAAGCGAAGGGTCTCAGAAGGAAATACTCTTGTTTGCTTCCCCGGAAAAATACGTTATGGAGCTGGCAGATTTATTATCAGGTCTCAAGCTTAATCCCGTTTCCGCAGATATCTCCCCTCTGGCACTATACAGGCTGTATCATACCCTCGATCAGGGGAACAGAGATGAACGGTTATTTAATATACAGTTTACTCTAACCAGTGTGACCATGAGTGTTTTTGAGAATCAGATTCCGCAATTTATGCGCCATTTTCCATTGGACTTCGACCTGGAAAAGTGGGAAATTAAACGCGACAGGACCGGACATCATGAGTATAGGTATACGGGAGAATCTACGGAACTTCAGTTTCAGCTAGATGATATATACAAAGAAATGATCAAGCTGATGGATTTTTACAAGTATTCTCTTCATAACGGCTCGAAAGAAATTTCAAAGATTCTTTTAAGCGGAGATCATCCATTGCTGCTCTTAATCTACAAGGAAATAAATGAGAGATTCGAAGTGCCAGTCCAGACATTAAATATAGAGACTGTTACAAATACAAAAAATAAAGTTGTACCTGCAACACATTTGCTGGCATTGGGCCTTGCATTAAAAGAGGTGGAATAA
- the mreC gene encoding rod shape-determining protein MreC, which produces MPQFFLNKRLIVLLVSIIILVALIGFSLRERSELTSQEKFVKDTTGFVQNLVSKPAHFVAGFFQNLEDLQNTYHENKELKTRVEDLVTLEKQVQILEKDNKELRVILDKKQTLRDFKPIQATVIGRNPDRWHEMIIIDKGKTNGIKQNMAVIGSNGSLLGKVKHVNQFSSTIQLLSAMDPKNQISAIIQGKKSAFGLVDGYDKDKRLMVKRIPSDAKIKKGQIVITSGLGGIFPQGLLIGKVVDVKPDQYGLNQTAYVKPGANFYDIENVMVIKRAMRVPEAGDYLDTTKEETP; this is translated from the coding sequence ATGCCACAATTCTTTCTGAATAAACGCCTGATTGTTTTGCTTGTCAGCATTATTATTCTCGTGGCATTGATTGGGTTTTCTTTAAGGGAGCGTTCTGAACTTACATCGCAGGAAAAATTCGTTAAGGATACAACCGGCTTTGTACAGAACCTTGTTTCAAAGCCTGCCCATTTTGTCGCAGGCTTTTTTCAAAATCTCGAGGATTTACAAAATACATATCATGAAAATAAAGAACTAAAAACACGTGTAGAAGACCTTGTAACCCTGGAAAAACAGGTGCAAATCCTTGAAAAGGATAATAAGGAGCTCCGTGTCATTCTTGATAAAAAGCAAACACTGAGAGATTTTAAACCCATACAAGCTACGGTAATTGGCAGAAACCCTGATCGCTGGCATGAAATGATTATCATTGATAAAGGCAAAACAAATGGCATCAAGCAAAACATGGCTGTTATCGGATCAAATGGCAGCCTGCTCGGGAAAGTTAAGCATGTAAATCAATTCAGCTCAACCATTCAGCTGTTAAGTGCGATGGATCCGAAAAACCAGATTTCAGCCATTATTCAGGGAAAGAAAAGTGCTTTCGGTCTGGTTGATGGATATGATAAAGATAAGAGGCTGATGGTAAAAAGAATTCCTTCGGATGCAAAAATAAAAAAAGGTCAAATCGTTATTACATCGGGCCTTGGTGGGATTTTTCCACAAGGGCTGTTGATTGGGAAAGTTGTAGATGTTAAACCGGATCAATATGGGCTGAACCAGACAGCATATGTAAAACCTGGAGCAAACTTTTACGATATTGAAAATGTAATGGTAATCAAGCGGGCGATGAGGGTTCCTGAGGCAGGAGATTATCTGGACACAACAAAGGAGGAGACCCCGTGA